The Clostridium beijerinckii genomic sequence CCAGCCATACCTTTTGATGTAACCATTAGTACAAATACTAAATTTATTTGCGTAGCAATTGGCAGATTTATCCCATATATTTGCGCGATAAAAAGTGCTGCAATCGCCTGATATAAGGTAGATCCATCTAAGTTAAATGAATACCCCGTTGGAATAACAAAAGATGTAATAGCTTTCGGACAGCCATACTTTTCCATCTTCTCCATAAGTTTTGGTAAAACTGCTTCAGAACTTGCTGTAGTGTACGCGAGGATAATTTCATCTTTTAAAATCTTCATAAGTGATATAATGCTTGAACCACACATCTTACCTATCAAGCCAAATATAACAAATATGAAGAAAATCATAGCTACATAAACACTAATAACTAATTTACCTAATGGAATCAATGAAGCTACTCCAAATTTAGAAACTGTTACACCAATTAATCCAAATACTCCAAGTGGTGCAAGTTTCATAATTTGATTAGTTACCCAAAACATTGAATCAGCCACACCTTGACAAAAAGCAAGAACAGGCTTTCCTTTTTCTCCAATTGCAGCAACACCTAAACCAAACATAACTGAAAAGAATATAACTGCAAGTAAATCACCTTTTGAAAGAGATTCAAAGATATTTGTTGGAACAATATTTAAAAATGTATCTGCAAAACCATGGCTAGATACAGTTTCAGCTGTATTCATATATTTTTCGATACTAACTGACGAAAGTTGTTGAATATTAATTCCACTTCCTGGATGAGCCACATTGGCTACAACTAGTCCTATTACAATGGCAACTGTAGTTACTATTTCAAAATACAGTATAGTTTTTCCTCCTATTTTTCCTACCTGCTTAATATCGCCTACACCAGCAACACCAACAACAAGTGATGAAAATACTATAGGAACAACTATCATTTTGATTAGTCTGATGAATATATCTCCAATAGGCTGTAAGTATGATGCTACAACTGGATTGCCATAAAAAGCAGCTCCTATTGCAATACCTAGCACAAGCCCTAGAAGAATTTGAAATGCTAATCCTAATTTTTTCATTTTAATATCCCCCTTCTAAAATGCTGCAACTTAGAATTTTCTCGTTTCAAAAACTTACTACAGAGAATATATTTGATAAAACCTTATAAGTATTTAAAAAGACAAAATTCCAAATTTAAACATACTTAATAAAAAAACAATAGATTTTCATTAAAAAAATAATGTTATTTTACTAAATTTCTTATTGCTTTTATAATCAAGCGCTGACATAATGTCTCACTTTTGAAAATTTATACAAGAAAATTCAATTTCCGCATGTATTATAACACAAAAAATCATTTATTCTTATGTTTTTAAAATTCTGAATAATCAAAAAAATCCAGTTTAGGCTTATTAAAATATTCGTTAGTGCGACTTTTATAAATTAAATTTATTATAATTCCAACTCAAATAATATACGTTAAACCCTCTATTTTAGTGCCTTAAGTACATATTACAAGATGCTTTCTTGTAATATAGCATCTATTTCAAACATCTTTATATGAATTAGAAAAAATTTTTTCATGTCAATTAATTAATATGGAGTTTACCATGTGCCAAGAGCATAAAAATAAGGAGTGATATGAGATTAAAATTATGAATCTCATATCACTCCAAATGATTTTTCTTGCTATTTAATTATAAACTTATTTACAAAATTTTATATTATAGATAATCCAACTAATATGTTAAGTTATGCATACATCTCACCGAGATCATAAATATTGTGATTTCGAAAAGCCATGAAAATATTTATAACTTCTGACAAAGATGAGAACTTAAAGTTTTAGCAAATTGGTAAGTATGTTTATCTAATAAATACCTTACTAGAAAGATTAAACTGTTTTTAATTCGTTACTAATAGATTTCTTTCCTGATATCCCTGGCTCTGTCATATTAAATGGATCTAAAATTTCATTTAGTTCATCTTCACTTAAAAGCCCCGCTTCTAATATCAAAGTTCTAATAGATGTTCCTGTTTTTATAGCTTCTTTAGCTAGGTTTGCAGCTGTTGAATATCCTACATGCGGGCAAATTGCTGTGATTATTCCAACACTGTTTTCTACTAAATCACGGCATCTTTCTTCATTGGCTGTAATACCTTTTACACAATTATCTATGAAAGTTTGAACTGCATAAGTTAGAGTATCAATTGATTGAAATAAACAATAGAATATAATTGGTTCAAATGCATTAAGTTCTAATTGTCCACCTTCTGCTGCCATTGTGATTGTCGTATCATTACCGATAATATTGAATGCCACTTGGTTTACTACCTCAGGAATAACTGGGTTAACTTTTCCCGGCATGATAGAGGAACCATTTTGTTTTGCTGGAAGATTAATTTCTCCAAATCCTGTTCTTGGTCCAGAAGACATTAATCTTAAGTCATTAGCAATCTTAGATAATGTTACTGCACAAGCCTTAACAGCTCCTGATACTGCTACAAAGGAATCTAAGTTTTGTGTTGAATCTATTAAATCAAAAGCTTGTATAAGGTCCATTCCTGTAATCTCTGATAGATTTGGAACAACTCGTTTAAGATACTTTACGTCTGCATTAACTCCAGTACCTATTGCAGTTCCGCCCATATTAAGAACTCGCATCTCATCCATAGCTTTTTCCATACGGTTAACATCTCTCATTATAGCTA encodes the following:
- a CDS encoding cation:dicarboxylate symporter family transporter produces the protein MKKLGLAFQILLGLVLGIAIGAAFYGNPVVASYLQPIGDIFIRLIKMIVVPIVFSSLVVGVAGVGDIKQVGKIGGKTILYFEIVTTVAIVIGLVVANVAHPGSGINIQQLSSVSIEKYMNTAETVSSHGFADTFLNIVPTNIFESLSKGDLLAVIFFSVMFGLGVAAIGEKGKPVLAFCQGVADSMFWVTNQIMKLAPLGVFGLIGVTVSKFGVASLIPLGKLVISVYVAMIFFIFVIFGLIGKMCGSSIISLMKILKDEIILAYTTASSEAVLPKLMEKMEKYGCPKAITSFVIPTGYSFNLDGSTLYQAIAALFIAQIYGINLPIATQINLVFVLMVTSKGMAGVPGASFVVLLATVGSVGIPVEGVAFIAGIDRIVDMARTVVNIIGNSLAVIVISKWEGKYDTEKGKKYLNVIKKAA
- a CDS encoding aspartate ammonia-lyase, encoding MIREIKLENKDINFRKENDSIGSKDIPEDVYYGVQSLRAAENFRITGLFMHPEIINSLAYIKKAAAITNCEVGVLDKKIADAIVKACDEILRGNLHEYFIVDPIQGGAGTSLNMNANEVIANRAIEILGGKKGEYSIVHPNDHVNCGQSTNDVIPTAGKITALKLLEHAQSELYRLHDAFSQKAIEFDHIIKMGRTQMQDAVPIRLGQEFKAYSVAIMRDVNRMEKAMDEMRVLNMGGTAIGTGVNADVKYLKRVVPNLSEITGMDLIQAFDLIDSTQNLDSFVAVSGAVKACAVTLSKIANDLRLMSSGPRTGFGEINLPAKQNGSSIMPGKVNPVIPEVVNQVAFNIIGNDTTITMAAEGGQLELNAFEPIIFYCLFQSIDTLTYAVQTFIDNCVKGITANEERCRDLVENSVGIITAICPHVGYSTAANLAKEAIKTGTSIRTLILEAGLLSEDELNEILDPFNMTEPGISGKKSISNELKTV